A genome region from Amblyraja radiata isolate CabotCenter1 chromosome 2, sAmbRad1.1.pri, whole genome shotgun sequence includes the following:
- the ssr1 gene encoding LOW QUALITY PROTEIN: translocon-associated protein subunit alpha (The sequence of the model RefSeq protein was modified relative to this genomic sequence to represent the inferred CDS: deleted 1 base in 1 codon), translated as MIRRTLWKTKRKSEEEERRFDLWEPKASPSADTVILFVRGDDFPANNIVKFLVGFTNKGNEEFVVESLDASFRYPQDYQFYIQNFTALQLNTLVPSQRQATFEYSFIPAEPMGGRPFGLVINLNYKDANGNIFRDAVFNQTVTITEREDGLDGETIFLYMFLAGLGLLFVVGIHQFLESRKRRRPSSKVEMGTSTYNNVDMSWIPQETLNQINKTSPRRSPRKRAKRTVGSDE; from the exons ATGATACGACGGACATT ATGGAAGACGAAAAGGAAGAGTgaagaggaggaaagaagatTCGACCTTTGGGAACCGAAGGCTTCTCCCAGCGCCGACACGGTCATA CTGTTCGTGAGGGGAGATG ATTTCCCCGCGAACAACATTGTGAAATTCTTGGTTGGATTCACGAACAAGGGCAATGAAGAGTTTGTCGTGGAATCGTTGGATGCTTCATTCCGTTATCCTCAGGACTACCAGTTCTACATTCAGAAT TTCACCGCGCTGCAGCTGAACACGCTGGTGCCGTCTCAACGTCAGGCAACGTTTGAGTATTCCTTCATCCCCGCCGAGCCCATGGGCGGTCGGCCATTTGGATTGGTCATCAACCTCAACTACAAGGACGCCAAT GGCAATATTTTCCGTGACGCAGTTTTCAACCAGACTGTTACAATAACTGAACGTGAGGATGGCCTGGATGGGGAAAC CATCTTCTTGTACATGTTCCTGGCTGGCCTCGGCTTGCTTTTCGTGGTCGGGATTCACCAGTTCCTAGAGTCGAGAAAA AGAAGACGGCCAAGTTCTAAAGTGGAGATGGGGACGTCTACCTACAACAATGTGGACATGAGCTGGATTCCCCAGGAAACCCTCAATCAGATCA ACAAAACCTCCCCGCGGAGGTCCCCCCGTAAACGAGCGAAGAGAACGGTGGGTTCTGACGAGTAG